TGGGTCGCGTCGGCCAGGCCTTCGCGCGCAAGGCGCGCGGCTTCGACATGGAGATCCACTACTACAACCGAAGCCGGCTTGACCCCGGTTCGGAGGCTGGTGCGACCTTCCATGAGACCATCGAAAGCCTGCTTGCCGTGTCGGACTTCCTGTCACTGCATTGCCCGGCTACGCCCGAAACCACTGGTCTCATGAACGCTGAGAGACTGGCGCAGCTGCCGGCAGGCGCCATCCTCATCAACACAGCCCGTGGCGCATTGGTCGATGAAGCAGCTCTGCTTGAAGCACTTGCAGACGGACATCTCGCAGCCGCGGGTCTCGACTGTTTCGTCAAAGAACCCGGCGGCAATCCGGCCTTCGCGGAACATCAGAACATCTTCATGCTGCCCCATATCGGCAGCGCCACCACGCGCACCCGCGATGCCATGGGGTTTCGCGCACTCGATAATCTCGACGCGTTTTTCCGCGGCGACACGCCGAAGGATCTGCTCTGAGGCTTTCACTCTTGCACGGTCGGGGTTTTCAGGTTCAAATCATTCCATGAGTTACCACCGTCCCAGTTTTACCCTCGGCGTGGAAGAAGAATACCTTCTGGTTGACTGCGACAGTCTTGATCTTTGCGCAGCCCCTGAAGAAATGATGCAGCAATGCATGGATGAGCTCGAGGGCCAGGTCAGCCCCGAATTCCTGCAATGCCAGATCGAGGTGGGCACAGAGGTCTGCCAGACCGTTTCGGAAGCGGGGGGCGATCTTGCCCGCCTGCGCACCGTGATCGCACGCATTGCCAGCGAACACGGTCTGGCCCCTCTTGCAGTCTCCTGCCACCCTTTCGCCGACTGGCACAAGCAGCACTTTACCGACAAGCAGCGCTACCGTGAGCTTGAGCGCGATCTGGGCGGCGTTGCACGGCGCATGCTGATCTGCGGGATGCATGTGCATGTGGGCATCGACGATGATGAAACCCGCATCGATCTGATGTCGCAGATTCCCTACTTCCTGCCCCATCTCCTGGCACTTTCCACTTCATCCCCTTACTGGAAAGGTGACGATACCGGACTTAA
The DNA window shown above is from Hoeflea phototrophica DFL-43 and carries:
- a CDS encoding 2-hydroxyacid dehydrogenase, which codes for MSAKPKVWIARKLSDATLERAARDYDAIINMDDGLSSADEIVAMSAKVDAIIPCHSEHFTEDVANRLDPRLKIIANHSVGVDHCNLPALKARGIAVTNTPDVLSDATAEIAMLLMLGAARHAVKGDHLVRSGQWDFWSPSFMVGKQVTGARLGIIGMGRVGQAFARKARGFDMEIHYYNRSRLDPGSEAGATFHETIESLLAVSDFLSLHCPATPETTGLMNAERLAQLPAGAILINTARGALVDEAALLEALADGHLAAAGLDCFVKEPGGNPAFAEHQNIFMLPHIGSATTRTRDAMGFRALDNLDAFFRGDTPKDLL